The following DNA comes from Syntrophorhabdaceae bacterium.
TTTATCGGCCTCTGCCACCTTCTCGTTGTACCCGATGTCGCCAAGATACGTGAGATCTTTCAGGCTTTCCCTGATCAGCAACCTGTCGGCCTGGTCCATGATCTTGTTCCCGACGATATACACCCGTTTAATATTCAGGTCCTCCGATAACCTTTTCACCTGGTAAGCGGTCTGAAAGCTCCTTCGTCCCGGTTCAACGACAACGATCAGCGCGTCCATATATTCCGTTGTCCCTCTTCCGAGATGTTCAAGACCAGCCTCCATGTCAACGATCACATACTCGTCCCTCTCGATCATCACGTAGGCCATGAGGCTTCGCAAAAGCGCATTCTCAGCACAGAAACAACCGCCGCCGCCCTGTGGGATGTTGCCCAGCAGGATCAGCTTTACACCATCCTTCGCGACAGAGTACATCTCGGGTATATCATCGACCCTGGGGTTAAGCTGGAAGAACGCCCCGTATGTCCCTTTCTTTGCCCCTGTCCTCTCTTCTATGAACTCCTTCATCTGCGCCAGGGGTTGG
Coding sequences within:
- a CDS encoding carbon monoxide dehydrogenase accessory protein CooC, which codes for MKIAISGKGGVGKTTLAGVMARILGERGYRVIAIDADPDSNLASAIGISEEQMKTVQPLAQMKEFIEERTGAKKGTYGAFFQLNPRVDDIPEMYSVAKDGVKLILLGNIPQGGGGCFCAENALLRSLMAYVMIERDEYVIVDMEAGLEHLGRGTTEYMDALIVVVEPGRRSFQTAYQVKRLSEDLNIKRVYIVGNKIMDQADRLLIRESLKDLTYLGDIGYNEKVAEADKKGVSPYDMDSRIKTEVEQILYALEQEMK